The DNA sequence CGGCGTTGATAGAACGACGACGTTGGAAAAGCTGCACCGGCACCGTGGGCCATAAGTCTCAGCCGGCCTAAACTCACTTAATAGTTGAGATGGTCATGGGCCTAGGCCGAGCTGTATGTGAGCTGAGTTTTTAGTGGTCTTGGGTCTGGGCTGGACCTGAGTTTAAAAATGGACCAATTATGCCCACTTTAGGCAATGAGTTTAGCCCATTTAGTTTCACTGATGAGCTGGTAAGGACGTAAGGTCAATCCGACTCGATTAACAACTTTAAACTTAGAGATTTAAACCACAGCTCTAAATTGCAAAGAGTGAAACATACTAAGTTCATTATTAGTGTGGAATTGTTTGCATCTATGACCCAAAAGACAATCTGGCATCACTTCTACACTAATTTGACTATAAATGTCaaacaaataacaacaaattaattagcatAGAAAAATGTATTTCGGGTagttataagaaaaaaaagtgtttgacCATAAATTATTCGTCCTATTTACATATTCttgtcaaaaaaataatttcggCCATAAATCAAACTGTGGAGCAAAGTCCGAgctatttaataaattattaagattataataaaaatgactttGGCTTAAAATTGAGGCAATACAATATGATTAATCATATTCTTCTTTCATTGATAAGGTTGTGTGGTGGATTTGTGACTACGAAATTTCAGTGGCTCCACAACTGGCcgacaattaaattaatgactTCCAAATCAACTATGCCTAGCACCACCTACCTCATATACtacatttctttctttttaagaaacagaatcattttatttcaaaatgcTGGATGTCAACgactttaattaaaaaagttgaatataTATCTACAATATTCCTATTAATTTAACACAGGCATGTGATTTTGTCTGGAGccttttgattattttgtcaacttcaaatttaaaattgattatacTTTGCTAGAATATAGTTACAAAATACTACATATTTCTGACGACAACAAGGCAGCAATGTTCACTGTATTTGGCTCGAATTATTCTTCGATCTCATTCACAGTTGGTTTAAGTGATTAAACaaactgaaataaaagaatacaTTGCACGACTGAGAAAATAGACAGAAAATCAAAGTCAATCTCTAACCTTGTGTCATGTTTTTTTGTGGATAAAACAACTGCATGATACTATAACAACAATTTTGCATGAAAGCTAGAAGTACAATGGGagcaaaaatgaaagaagcaCAAGCTTCCCTCTCATTGTCAATTCATTCTCAATATTcaaatgtataaattaaaaagccTCCTCTCCTTTTTCTCCAGAGTTGTCGCCGACTACATGGTGTGGCATTCTGAATACTGGACTATGCTGTACCTGGAGTTGTAGGACCAGCAGCTTGTACCTTCGGGCAATCCGATGAAAGATGGCCCTTTTCTCCACATTCGTAACATGTTCGCCTCCGTATCTTTGAACTCATAGCGGCCGAGACACTGCTAGGAACTTGCTTTTCAACTTCTACACTAGCATTATAATGGTTGACTTGATAGTTCTCTTGTGGCACCTTCAAACTGGCAGCAGCAGGTACCAGCAGTTGTGTACCTGGATTTGTAGGAGTAGCAGCTTGTATCTTCGGGCAAGCTGATGAAAGATGCCCTTTTTCTCCACATTCGTAACATGTTCTCCTCCGTATCTTTGAACTAACATCAGCTGTGACACTGCTTGTAACTTGCTTTTCAACTTCTACACTAGTATTATAATAGTCGACTTGATAGTCTTCTTGTGGCACCTTTAAACTGGCAGCAGCAGGTAACTGCGGTTGTGTACCTGGATTTGTAGGAGCAGCAGCTTGTATCTTCGGGCAAACAGATGAAAGATGGCCTTTTTCTCCACATTCGTAACATGTTCGCCTCCGTATCTTTGAACTAACATCAGTTGTCACACTGCTAGTATTATAATGGTCGACTTGATAGTCTTCTGGTGGCACCGTTAAACTGGCAGCAGCAGGTAACAGCGGTTGTGTACCTGGATTTGTAGGAGCAGCAGCTTGTATCTTCGGGCAAGCTGATGAAAGATGACCTTTTTCTCCACATTCGTAACATGTTCGCCTCCGTATCTTTGAACCAACATCAGTTGTGACACTGCTAGTATTATAATGGTCGACTTGATAGTCTTCTGGTGGCACCTTTAAACTGGCAGCAGCAGCTACCGCATTGACTTGATAGTCTTTAGGTGGAGCCTTCAAACTGGCAGCAGCGACCCCCTTGCCATTCTCGACTTGATTATCTTTTCGAATTGGTTTCGACTCAAAAGCAGTACCTTTCTTCACGGCACAGCTTATTTTAATAGGCCTCCCACAGACTACGGTTTGATCCAAGTTCAAAGCTGTTTTTAGAGAGAGGCTGTCATCGAAATCGACATGGGCATATCCCTTGAACTCCCCCGTCTCTTTATCTTGACCAAACCGAATAGATTTAATTGCGCAGCCAACAAGAGTATTTTTCAAATCATCCTCGGTTATATCCCATGCCAGATTACCCACATATATCCTATTGTAGCCCTCCTCAACAGATGGTGCAAAATTGGGCAACTTGTTTTCTTTAGTTGGCTTGAAAGGCTGGATTTTAAGGAAAAATCCACCCCTGGAAAATAGTAGAAATTCAGATCAAGACAAAGTGAACAGGAACTTCGAGTGTTACAATATTACTATAAGCTTACATGTCGGAACCATCAAGTGCCAATGCTCTCTTAGCTGCAGCTTCGGTCTACAAGAAAAAAAGCACAAATTAACATAATGAAAGTGACCATGCCTCTCCATCAACTTGATACAGTGATTTAATAGAAAAATTTATGGTCCTAGCTACACAACGGGCTCGAACTATCATCAAATAGAGGTACAATGATGGTTATCTTTGCCTCTCAAGGCAAACATGCCATGATGGAACGCAAAATCTCCAGGACCATATCAGAAAGACATGCAATCATTATTTCCATCTCATAATTTAAGCAAAAACCCACATTATTGTGAAAATGTTGAAGTTGGGATATTATGAAAAAGCATAATGGGACACAAACTGATATTTCcccttttaaaatatatgatcTTATTACTTGTAAGCTCCAATTccaaaaataacttttaacCTAGGAGCTCAATCTATAAAATAAGCTTAGTTAACATGGTACTATAAGATTGATTTACTTTATTGAATTTCAGAAAGTGTGATTCAACAGCTAGCTGAAATGCAGCAATAACATAAATAAGATAACTAATCTAATAGAATTCCCGTTCTCTGTCATATCTGTTGTACTTGTATTGCATgcattatactcccttcgtccacgaataagagtcccgttcacttttttgcacttgttttgtaaaaatgataataaatagttaaagtggagaaatgataaagtaagatagagaataatgtagatacgagtcttatttacattattctctatcttactttatcatttctacactttaactatttattatcatttttacaaaataagtgCAAAAAAGtgaacgggactcttattcgtggacggagggagtagcgtTTTAGATTGGTTCCACGTCgtcctaaaaaataacactaacCGCGGAATGTACGAACAAATCATACAAATTCATCCTCTATCCAGTCAGAGAATCTACCTTGAAAGTGATAAATGCTATTCCTCGGAACTTCCCAGTGTCAGGAAATGTCATACAATCAATGAAAGTAATGGTTCCACAACCTTCAAAGTAACTTCTAATATCATCCTCATTGGAGTAGTATGGAATGCCTCCAACGTACACTTTTTGAGAACTCTCTAAATTAATTCTGCAGGATAAAGCAAGATGTGATGAGTGAAACTATTCAGAGCTAATCAAACATATGAGGAGTTTTAAAAGTTTCAAAATGTAAAGCAACCCTGTTGCAAAAACTCAAGACAAAATTACAGCCTACAGCTGCGCAATGTAAGTGTTGAAGCAAAAAGGCATTGCATTTATCATGCTAAATTTTCACAAGAATCATGTTACTAGCCGTCCATTGAAAAGCTAAAAACAGCTAGGAGAAGGCAAAGAGGAAGGATAACTATGTCTAGGTTGGTCAAGTACTCTTTGTGCATAAGTGAACACAAGAAGGGTTGCTAGTCTTGCTCTTTTGGCGAGTTATGAGGTCTTCTGATAAGTTCCATCCAAATATTAAAGTTAAGAAAGTATGAGTTAACATGCTACTCATGCAATTTGACATAGTTCTAAGCAATGAGCCACAATAAAGTAGAGCTACATATCAAAAGCTTAGCTCATTAAACAAAATAGCAATATTGAAAAAAGTTTACCATATAACCttcaaatgagaaaattaaacaattactGTTCAGCCTTCACGTATATTATCTGAttggtaaataaaaatatactactaccaAACAAGGTCTATTTACAAGTAAAGTCCACGACAAATAAACCATCCAATAGAATAAAGTCCGGAATGGCATACCTATCATTATCAATGCTCACATCAGGATTTGCCACAATTTTCTCCGTAGTGGATCCATTTTCATTGTGGTTAACTTCTTCCTTGACTGCCCCATCTTCTGCctcctcattttttttatcttcattctttctcttctttatcATCCACCACTGTCGTggcctcttcttcttcttgttgcttttcttcttcactttaactgaAGCCTCACTTTCATCTTTCTGCTTCTTCTCCACATTCTCTGATGTCTCACTTACAtctctcttcttccttttctAGTAATGATGTTAATGGAGTTTGGTGCATTTAGTTATTGATACTGCAATGTTGGAAAATGTTTTCGATGTCAGATTTAAGGAATTTTTTTGAAGGATTCTTGGTAACGGCCTTGAAGTTCTAATGACTTGGGTGGTTATAGTTTACTACGAAATaggttttgcattttagatcCAAGGTCGCTTATGTTCATTCTGCATTGCTTTATACATCCTTGGTTTTAGAATTCTGAGTGGCTGTTTTGTATTTGTGTCCAACTACTCATCGTATTTTGTTTATTCCAAGAGTTTAGCCTTATGCTGCCAGTTTTATAGTGTGCACCAAGCCACCAACCAACATATGATGTATGTTTCCCTTGGTATCTGAAGACTTATGGTTTATCTTTTATGTGGACATACAGGCAGGTGAAGAGCTATTATGGGAGCTGTTTGTGCAAGCAGGTCCAGTTGGTACGTCTCTGCTTTTTTTATAGACCTTATTCTGTAAACCTAAGTAACTTTGTAGATTTTGTTGCTTCGCTACGCActctttcctttatatttatctttctgTTTTTGCTTGTTCCAGTTAATGTATATGTGCCCAAGGACAGGGTTACAAGTGCTCATCAAGGCTATGGATTTGTGGAGTTTAGAAGTGAAGAAGATGCCGATTATGTAATCTTTTTCACTTCCAACATTATCATTACcacaattttcatttccttATCTCATTTCATGTGTTTTGATCATCAATTCCTTTTGCAGGCAATCAAAGTTCTTAATATGATTAAGTTGTTTGGAAAACCTATTCGAGTAAATAAGGTATGTTCTATGCATTTATGTTTTCGTTCAGCCAATTGCATTTCTTCCACTGTTCTATTTGGTTATGACATATCTTACTGGGTTTATATAACAATTGCTGGTTTATAAGAGCCTGATTGCATGGTCGTTATTTGGGCTGTAGGCTTCACAAGATAAGAAAAGTGTCGATGTTGGAGCTAACCTGTTTATCGGAAACCTTGATCCTGtaagaattattttactttctctgtCAATCGCTCTATGTTCtataaaagtatttatttaaactgGTGTAATGTTCTAGACATATTTATTTGAGGTGAATATCTTTCAGATTTTGGTTGATCCACAGCTGAATGGTTTTATATATGCAGGATGTTGATGAAAAGCTTCTTTATGACACTTTCAGTGCTTTTGGTGTTATTGTTGCAAATCCAAAGGTTTGGCCTCTGTCATCTCTTGGACTTATCCATTTATTCTTGTTGTTTTTGTATGCTCTCTGTGAAGAATTggaatatatgtttttgtaCTATAAGACAATGAAACAGTATAAGTCTGCTGGGcactttctctctac is a window from the Salvia hispanica cultivar TCC Black 2014 chromosome 1, UniMelb_Shisp_WGS_1.0, whole genome shotgun sequence genome containing:
- the LOC125192950 gene encoding phragmoplastin interacting protein 1-like, whose amino-acid sequence is MLVGGLKRKKRDVSETSENVEKKQKDESEASVKVKKKSNKKKKRPRQWWMIKKRKNEDKKNEEAEDGAVKEEVNHNENGSTTEKIVANPDVSIDNDRINLESSQKVYVGGIPYYSNEDDIRSYFEGCGTITFIDCMTFPDTGKFRGIAFITFKTEAAAKRALALDGSDMGGFFLKIQPFKPTKENKLPNFAPSVEEGYNRIYVGNLAWDITEDDLKNTLVGCAIKSIRFGQDKETGEFKGYAHVDFDDSLSLKTALNLDQTVVCGRPIKISCAVKKGTAFESKPIRKDNQVENGKGVAAASLKAPPKDYQVNAVAAAASLKVPPEDYQVDHYNTSSVTTDVGSKIRRRTCYECGEKGHLSSACPKIQAAAPTNPGTQPLLPAAASLTVPPEDYQVDHYNTSSVTTDVSSKIRRRTCYECGEKGHLSSVCPKIQAAAPTNPGTQPQLPAAASLKVPQEDYQVDYYNTSVEVEKQVTSSVTADVSSKIRRRTCYECGEKGHLSSACPKIQAATPTNPGTQLLVPAAASLKVPQENYQVNHYNASVEVEKQVPSSVSAAMSSKIRRRTCYECGEKGHLSSDCPKVQAAGPTTPGTA